In a genomic window of Epinephelus fuscoguttatus linkage group LG23, E.fuscoguttatus.final_Chr_v1:
- the LOC125883341 gene encoding uncharacterized protein LOC125883341 isoform X2: MASAMFALYLTCLFLGITAQMTDLESSSVHPHSGFLSVNTGEDLTLKCFYGGATAARLYWYKQTLGQRPTLISTFYTYDKKVYFDEEFKKSSHFSLDTENGKYHLTIRDLHISDSATYYCISCYLYSFDMLQSTLITVMDSLNVPASVHQSASETIQPGGSVTLNCTVHTGRCEDGEHSVYWFKYSEESHPGLIYSHGGRNDQCERKPDTQTHTCVYNLPMKSLNLSHAGTYYCAVASCGHILFGDGTKLDFEHEADTNVLVYFSSGAITLSVLLAFSVCMMNKDKRNSCKSTESDARVPAPSTADAQGYQHAEKLYYAALSVNLSNRSRRQRDQTWSECVYYSVKQ; encoded by the exons ATGGCATCTGCAATGTTTGCTCTCTACCTCACATGTCTGTTCTTGGGGATAACAg CTCAGATGACTGATCTGGAATCCTCATCTGTTCATCCTCACAGTGGTTTTCTATCAGTTAACACTGGGGAAGACTTGACTTTGAAATGTTTCTATGGCGGTGCTACGGCTGCAAGGCTTTACTGGTACAAGCAAACTCTGGGACAGAGACCAACACTCATCTCTACTTTCTATacatatgataaaaaagtttattttgatgaagAGTTCAAGAAGAGTTCGCACTTCTCACTGGATACTGAAAATGGCAAATATCACTTGACAATCAGAGACTTGCATATTTCAGACTCTGCTACTTATTACTGCATAAGTTGCTATCTATACTCATTTGACATGCTGCAGAGCACTTTAATCACTGTAATGGATTCATTGAACGTCCCAGCTTCGGTCCATCAGTCAGCGTCTGAGACCATCCAGCCAGGAGGCTCTGTGACTCTGAACTGTACAGTACACACTGGGCGCTGTGAAGATGGAGAACACAGTGTTTATTGGTTCAAATACTCTGAAGAGTCTCATCCAGGACTCATTTACAGCCATGGAGGCAGGAATGATCAGTGTGAGAGGAaacctgacacacaaacacacacctgtgtctaCAACCTGCCGATGAAGAGCCTGAATCTTTCTCATGCTGGGACCTACTACTGTGCTGTTGCCTCATGTGGACACATACTGTTTGGAGACGGGACCAAGCTGGACTTTGAAC ATGAGGCAGACACTAATGTCTTAGTGTATTTCTCGAGTGGAGCCATTACCCTGAGTGTGTTACTGGCTTTCTCAGTGTGCATGATGAACAAGGACAAGAGAAACAGCTGCAAATCTACAG AGTCTGACGCAAGAGTTCCAGCTCCCTCCACAGCAGATGCACAG GGTTACCAACATGCAGAAAAACTCTATTATGCTGCTTTAAGTGTCAACCTGTCCAACAGATCAAGAAGACAGAGGGATCAGAcctggagtgaatgtgtgtactACAGTGTAAAGCAGTAG
- the LOC125883338 gene encoding uncharacterized protein LOC125883338 has translation MTPAKFVLYLTCLFLGEMAHTSDLKVSSSVRQERQFVSANVGHNVTLQCFYDGDESAWLYWYKQTLGQKPRLICRGYVYDTEVTFYHEFKNNPRFTLDSENTANHLTIFDLDISDSATYYCASSYAYEFTFGAGTTVSVKGSGLNVPALVHQSASETIRPGGSVTLNCTVHTGSCDDGEHSVYWFKSSEESHPGLIYSHGGRNDQCERKPDTQTHTCVYNLPMKSLNLSHAGTYYCAVASCGHILFGDGTKLDFEDEEASLVLVYILSGALAFTIILVVLLAFSVYKMNKRNSCQCTESRARSSAPSTGNAESYQNADSLHYAALSVNLPNRSRRQRTITNDDCVYSSVKQ, from the exons ATGACACCTGCAAAGTTTGTCCTCTATCTGACATGTCTGTTCTTGGGGGAAATGG CTCATACAAGTGATCTGAAAGTGTCCTCGTCTGTTCGTCAAGAGAGACAATTTGTATCAGCGAATGTTGGACACAATGTGACTTTGCAATGTTTCTATGATGGCGATGAATCAGCATGGCTTTACTGGTATAAGCAAACTCTGGGACAGAAACCAAGGCTCATCTGTAGAGGCTATGTGTATGATACAGAAGTCACCTTTTATCATGAATTCAAGAACAATCCACGCTTCACACTGGACTCTGAAAACACTGCAAATCACTTGACAATTTTTGATTTGGACATTTCAGACTCAGCTACTTACTACTGTGCAAGTAGCTATGCATATGAGTTCACCTTTGGAGCAGGTACTACTGTCAGCGTAAAGGGTTCAGGTTTGAACGTCCCAGCTTTGGTCCATCAGTCAGCGTCTGAGACCATCCGGCCAGGAGGCTCTGTGACTCTGAACTGTACAGTACACACTGGGAGCTGTGATGATGGAGAACACAGTGTTTACTGGTTCAAAAGCTCTGAAGAGTCTCATCCAGGACTCATTTACAGCCATGGAGGCAGGAATGATCAGTGTGAGAGGAaacctgacacacaaacacacacctgtgtctaCAACCTGCCGATGAAGAGCCTGAATCTTTCTCATGCTGGGACCTACTACTGTGCTGTTGCCTCATGTGGACACATACTGTTTGGAGACGGGACCAAGCTGGACTTTGAGG ATGAGGAAGCTTCTCTTGTCTTGGTGTATATCTTGAGCGGAGCTTTGGCATTCACCATCATCCTGGTTGTGTTACTGGCTTTCTCAGTGTACAAGATGAACAAGAGAAACAGCTGCCAATGTACAG AGTCTCGAGCAAGATCATCAGCTCCCTCCACAGGAAATGCAGAG AGTTACCAAAATGCAGACAGCCTCCATTATGCTGCTTTAAGCGTCAACCTGCCCAACAGATCAAGAAGACAGAGAACCATCACCAATGATGACTGTGTGTACTCCAGTGTAAAGCAATAG